A single Desulfatibacillum aliphaticivorans DSM 15576 DNA region contains:
- a CDS encoding radical SAM/SPASM domain-containing protein, which translates to MNLDYTGRAWRVAPRIETLSRGSERIFFNPQNVNPAYFPMGGSEVIQILDKLKQNEPFFCPQENLCPWDLFDFFVRHHLIVEDGQEDCKTACCEACRPGRDLFRTELNVYLLLSQACNQACVYCLNGRETYHGPGDPMMSRETAFQAVETFASSLSPGGFLNLVFFGGEPLLNWPLAVEVMEHCENSLKLKFPEINFHYHITTNLSILPDDFISRAKDYAMTVLVDVDGPEDIHNALRPLRGGGGSFAFTARHIEKVAGAGINIALRTTVVSRNQELMVETARVHKNLGGSACAYVPLNAVDSDGSVFERAMRPDPRIYAQGLREVYHSQIWPVENLFPFSEFSRRLVPGYRNTLNCGAPRGCTPVISVSGKIFSCIYLVNNPAYETGDIIKDDFPRLDVLKNMAKIIDVDARPQCRECAYRYLCGGGCPIGYIGTEGKALASQQVRAYTHKIACATAKTCLEELFWSLGTEAGLWALTDQNNSQNGKGLCL; encoded by the coding sequence ATGAATCTGGATTACACCGGCCGCGCATGGCGCGTGGCGCCCCGCATTGAAACCCTGTCCAGGGGAAGCGAACGCATTTTTTTCAACCCGCAGAACGTCAATCCCGCCTATTTTCCCATGGGCGGCTCCGAAGTCATCCAGATCCTGGATAAGCTAAAACAAAACGAGCCGTTTTTCTGCCCGCAGGAAAACCTCTGCCCCTGGGACTTGTTCGATTTCTTTGTGCGGCATCATTTGATTGTGGAGGACGGCCAGGAGGATTGCAAGACCGCCTGCTGCGAGGCGTGCCGTCCGGGCCGGGACCTTTTCAGGACGGAATTAAACGTCTACCTGCTTTTGTCCCAGGCCTGCAACCAGGCCTGCGTGTACTGCCTGAACGGCCGGGAAACCTATCACGGCCCGGGCGATCCCATGATGTCCCGGGAAACCGCATTCCAGGCCGTGGAGACCTTTGCGTCCAGCCTGAGCCCCGGCGGATTTTTGAACCTGGTGTTTTTCGGGGGAGAGCCTTTGCTCAACTGGCCTTTGGCCGTGGAGGTCATGGAGCATTGCGAAAACTCGCTTAAGCTCAAATTCCCGGAGATCAACTTTCATTACCACATCACCACCAACCTGAGCATCCTGCCTGATGACTTCATCAGCCGGGCCAAGGATTACGCCATGACCGTGCTGGTGGACGTGGACGGCCCCGAGGATATTCATAACGCCCTGCGGCCTTTGCGGGGCGGGGGCGGCAGCTTTGCTTTTACGGCGCGTCATATTGAAAAAGTCGCCGGCGCCGGAATCAACATTGCGCTCAGAACCACGGTGGTCAGCCGCAATCAGGAGCTCATGGTCGAGACGGCCCGTGTGCATAAAAATCTCGGCGGCTCGGCCTGCGCTTATGTTCCCCTGAACGCGGTGGACTCGGACGGAAGCGTGTTTGAACGGGCCATGCGCCCGGACCCGCGAATCTACGCCCAGGGATTGCGCGAGGTATACCATTCCCAAATCTGGCCGGTGGAGAACCTGTTTCCCTTCAGCGAATTCTCCCGGCGTCTGGTTCCGGGCTATCGCAACACCCTGAACTGCGGAGCCCCCAGGGGTTGCACCCCGGTGATCAGCGTGAGCGGAAAAATTTTTTCCTGCATCTACCTGGTCAATAACCCGGCATACGAGACCGGAGACATTATAAAAGACGACTTTCCGCGCCTGGATGTGCTCAAAAACATGGCGAAAATCATCGACGTGGATGCCAGGCCCCAGTGCAGGGAATGTGCGTACCGGTATCTTTGCGGGGGCGGCTGCCCCATCGGATACATCGGGACGGAGGGAAAGGCCCTGGCTTCCCAACAAGTGCGGGCGTACACGCACAAAATCGCCTGCGCCACAGCCAAAACCTGCCTGGAGGAGCTTTTCTGGTCTTTGGGGACCGAGGCGGGCTTGTGGGCTTTGACGGATCAAAATAATTCACAAAATGGAAAGGGATTATGCCTTTAA
- a CDS encoding acetate--CoA ligase family protein has product MLNVAELLDCVKKEERASLTEAESKILLSAYGIPVVEEAIVTEEDDAASQAQKIGFPVVLKGHGARLTHKTERGLVKVNLRSDFEVIQAYRQIKEAAGEDWEGCLIQPLVEGKREFAAGLVRDPQFGPTVMFGLGGVFTEALGDATFRIAPFSETQAEVMLDEIKSSKLLGAFRGEEKADRDALKQTLLGLARLGLEHPEIKEVDINPLIVTPDGKVKAVDALVVLGENADAPIGPALSEEEQEQWIQETRQALHRAFNAESVAVVGATKPNISGFAGMFGCMHLFGFKGRLYPINPKLDEIYGHKAYPNLTALPEKVDLVIVSVPARVVPGVLRECVATGNKAVHIFTAGFKESGEEEGVRLQKEMKQIAVEGGLRVIGPNCMGFYVPNRRMLTWQMASKKSGPIALISQSGGNAQEITHYATGRYGIGFNKVVSYGNALTVESADFLDYLAGDDETEIITMYLEGLKNGRRFLKLAEKTNKKKPILIYKGGLSETGAQAVSSHTGALAGGPKIWHSFFRQTGCVLMESVEELAEVAMAFHYLPETKGPRTAVLGYGGGAGVSVADNCAKLNLALPDFSEDLLGKLREIIPPAGTIIRNPIDAMIAYFDFDVMGKIFKLMAESDEIDNVLMSIPLDWLFNKEEGGGYIETLTRYVAEEGVKHLGGKPFIATWRQYMPSEKIRSWAPVMEKILLDAGIPVYEGMARGINAMAKVTAYYDFHAKNK; this is encoded by the coding sequence ATGTTAAACGTCGCCGAACTGCTTGATTGCGTAAAAAAGGAAGAAAGAGCCTCCCTGACCGAGGCGGAATCCAAGATTTTGCTGAGCGCTTACGGCATTCCCGTGGTGGAGGAGGCCATAGTCACGGAAGAGGATGATGCCGCGTCCCAGGCTCAAAAGATAGGCTTTCCTGTGGTGTTGAAAGGCCATGGCGCCAGGTTGACGCACAAAACCGAAAGGGGCTTGGTGAAGGTCAATCTGCGGTCGGATTTTGAGGTCATCCAGGCGTATAGGCAGATCAAGGAAGCCGCCGGCGAGGACTGGGAAGGCTGCCTGATCCAGCCCCTGGTGGAAGGAAAAAGGGAGTTCGCGGCAGGCTTGGTCCGGGACCCTCAGTTCGGCCCTACCGTGATGTTCGGCCTGGGCGGCGTGTTTACGGAAGCCTTGGGCGACGCGACATTTCGTATTGCTCCTTTTTCGGAAACGCAGGCGGAGGTCATGCTGGACGAGATCAAAAGCAGCAAGCTCCTGGGCGCTTTTCGCGGCGAAGAAAAGGCGGATCGGGACGCCTTGAAACAAACGCTTTTAGGCTTGGCCCGGCTTGGCCTGGAGCATCCGGAGATCAAGGAGGTGGACATCAACCCCTTGATCGTCACGCCGGACGGCAAGGTCAAGGCCGTGGACGCCCTGGTGGTTCTGGGCGAAAACGCCGACGCACCCATCGGCCCGGCTTTAAGCGAAGAAGAACAGGAGCAATGGATACAGGAAACCCGCCAGGCCTTGCATAGGGCGTTCAATGCGGAGTCCGTGGCCGTTGTCGGGGCAACCAAGCCGAACATCAGCGGGTTCGCCGGCATGTTCGGGTGCATGCATCTGTTTGGCTTCAAGGGCAGGCTGTACCCCATCAATCCCAAACTGGATGAAATTTACGGTCACAAAGCCTACCCCAACCTCACCGCCTTGCCTGAAAAAGTGGATCTTGTGATTGTTTCCGTGCCCGCCCGGGTGGTTCCGGGAGTTCTGCGGGAATGCGTGGCCACGGGCAATAAAGCCGTGCACATATTCACCGCGGGTTTCAAGGAATCGGGCGAGGAGGAAGGCGTCCGTCTGCAAAAGGAAATGAAGCAAATTGCAGTGGAGGGGGGATTGCGGGTTATCGGCCCCAATTGCATGGGCTTTTACGTGCCCAACAGACGCATGCTCACGTGGCAGATGGCCTCAAAAAAATCCGGCCCCATCGCGCTCATCAGCCAAAGCGGAGGCAACGCCCAGGAGATCACCCATTACGCCACAGGCCGGTACGGCATCGGATTTAACAAGGTGGTGAGCTACGGCAACGCCCTGACCGTGGAAAGCGCGGATTTTCTGGATTATCTGGCCGGGGACGACGAGACCGAAATCATAACCATGTATCTGGAAGGCCTGAAGAACGGCCGCCGTTTTCTAAAACTGGCCGAGAAAACCAACAAGAAAAAGCCCATTCTTATTTATAAAGGCGGCTTGAGCGAAACCGGCGCTCAGGCCGTGTCCTCCCATACCGGCGCCTTGGCGGGCGGCCCCAAAATCTGGCATTCCTTTTTCCGCCAGACCGGCTGTGTGCTGATGGAGTCCGTGGAGGAACTGGCCGAAGTCGCCATGGCTTTCCATTATTTGCCCGAAACCAAAGGGCCGAGAACGGCCGTTTTGGGTTACGGAGGCGGCGCCGGGGTGTCTGTGGCGGACAACTGCGCCAAGCTGAATTTGGCGCTGCCTGATTTCTCCGAGGACTTGCTGGGTAAATTGCGGGAGATCATCCCTCCGGCAGGCACCATCATCCGCAACCCCATCGACGCCATGATCGCCTATTTTGACTTTGACGTCATGGGCAAAATTTTCAAACTCATGGCCGAAAGCGACGAAATCGACAACGTCCTTATGTCCATTCCCCTGGATTGGCTCTTCAACAAGGAGGAAGGCGGCGGGTACATTGAGACCCTCACGCGGTACGTGGCGGAAGAAGGCGTCAAGCATCTGGGCGGCAAGCCGTTTATCGCCACCTGGAGGCAATACATGCCTTCGGAAAAAATACGCAGTTGGGCGCCCGTGATGGAAAAAATCCTCCTGGACGCGGGCATTCCCGTATACGAAGGCATGGCCCGGGGCATTAACGCCATGGCCAAGGTGACGGCTTATTACGATTTTCACGCAAAAAACAAATAG
- a CDS encoding TetR/AcrR family transcriptional regulator, with amino-acid sequence MDKQNQHKSICRQRKEREKQQRIQSILDAARTVFASKGYLKSTMDEIAMAAEITKPTIYLYFKSKDDLILSLILPLIAEIRVHLKKLEKNLNSGKIQDGRDLVLGIFHAYYNAYESSPETFRVLQLFQQKDLLGDFKPEIRSALDEKGRNNVILCRSMLTQGMEMGLLKKVDVYALADIIWGLVVGVVQLEDCKNDEENNHKLKIGTLGLAQQLITEALTRLE; translated from the coding sequence ATGGACAAGCAAAACCAACACAAATCCATCTGCCGCCAACGCAAGGAGCGGGAAAAGCAGCAACGCATCCAGAGCATCCTGGACGCGGCCCGGACGGTTTTTGCGTCCAAGGGATATTTAAAATCCACCATGGACGAAATCGCCATGGCGGCGGAAATCACCAAACCCACCATATATCTTTATTTCAAGAGCAAGGACGACCTCATCCTCAGCCTCATTCTGCCGTTGATCGCTGAAATCCGGGTTCACCTGAAAAAACTGGAAAAGAACCTGAATTCAGGAAAAATCCAGGACGGCCGGGACCTGGTTTTGGGAATTTTCCACGCCTATTACAATGCTTACGAGTCCAGCCCGGAGACTTTTCGGGTGCTGCAATTGTTCCAGCAAAAGGATCTTTTGGGGGACTTTAAACCGGAAATCCGCTCCGCCTTGGATGAAAAAGGCCGAAACAACGTCATATTATGCCGCAGCATGCTGACCCAGGGCATGGAAATGGGCCTTTTGAAAAAGGTGGACGTCTACGCGCTGGCGGATATCATCTGGGGCTTGGTTGTGGGCGTGGTTCAGTTGGAAGATTGCAAGAATGACGAAGAAAACAACCACAAGCTAAAAATCGGAACCCTGGGGCTCGCCCAGCAGCTTATCACCGAAGCGCTCACGCGCTTGGAATAG
- a CDS encoding dipeptidase, giving the protein MLKLIKITLISVLVMAVVLCSAAVYAGRTGAMGRVMNKVESHAPYEISRDAQMMHNALTVMDWHCDALLWEKNLLKRSSNGHVDFPRLREGNVSVQMFTVVTKSPSGQNYDSNTGESDNITLLAWAQGWPKEARDSLLARALYQAKKLHDFQAEKPEEVMIVRTKKDLEKALAARKDALAADKTPPTASLIGLEGCHALENKLKNVQALYDAGYRMIGLLHFFDNEVGGSLHGVSSSGLTPFGRDVVRKCEELNMIIDLAHSSPQVAEDVLAMATRPVVVSHTGIYGVCPKKRNFQDALMKKIADKGGIIGIGYWDAVCDTTPEGVVKSIRYAIDLVGVDHVALGSDYDGSVTTRFDASELAILTQTMMDNGFTDAEIAKVMGGNSVRFLMENLPD; this is encoded by the coding sequence TTGCTGAAACTTATCAAAATTACGTTGATTTCCGTCCTTGTTATGGCCGTTGTACTATGCTCCGCCGCAGTTTACGCCGGGCGCACAGGAGCCATGGGCAGGGTGATGAACAAGGTGGAGTCCCACGCTCCTTACGAGATCAGCCGGGATGCGCAAATGATGCACAACGCCCTGACCGTCATGGATTGGCACTGCGACGCTCTTTTATGGGAAAAGAACCTGCTCAAGCGGTCCTCCAACGGACACGTGGACTTCCCCCGTTTGCGGGAGGGCAACGTCTCCGTTCAGATGTTTACGGTGGTCACCAAATCCCCTTCCGGGCAGAACTACGACTCCAACACCGGGGAATCGGACAACATCACCTTGCTGGCCTGGGCTCAGGGCTGGCCCAAGGAAGCCCGCGACAGCCTTTTGGCCCGGGCTTTGTACCAAGCCAAAAAGCTGCATGATTTCCAGGCTGAAAAGCCCGAAGAAGTCATGATCGTGCGCACGAAAAAGGATCTGGAAAAGGCTTTGGCGGCTCGTAAAGACGCCCTGGCGGCCGATAAAACGCCTCCCACGGCCAGTCTCATCGGCCTGGAGGGTTGCCACGCCCTGGAAAACAAGCTGAAAAACGTCCAGGCGCTTTATGACGCCGGATACCGCATGATCGGCCTGCTTCATTTTTTTGACAACGAAGTGGGGGGATCCTTGCACGGGGTGTCCAGCAGCGGACTCACACCCTTTGGCCGGGACGTGGTTCGAAAATGCGAAGAGTTGAACATGATCATCGACCTGGCCCACTCCTCGCCCCAGGTCGCTGAAGACGTCCTGGCAATGGCGACCCGACCCGTGGTGGTCTCCCATACCGGCATTTACGGCGTCTGTCCCAAGAAGCGCAATTTCCAGGACGCGCTCATGAAGAAAATCGCCGACAAAGGCGGAATCATCGGCATCGGATATTGGGACGCCGTGTGCGACACTACCCCGGAAGGCGTGGTCAAATCCATCCGATACGCCATTGACCTGGTCGGCGTGGATCATGTGGCCTTGGGCTCGGATTACGACGGCAGCGTGACCACCCGGTTTGACGCGTCCGAACTGGCCATCCTCACCCAGACCATGATGGACAATGGCTTTACCGACGCCGAAATCGCCAAGGTCATGGGCGGCAACTCCGTCCGCTTTCTCATGGAAAATCTGCCGGATTAG
- a CDS encoding AAA family ATPase has translation MTAAAKFTGDTKYVLDEELAKIVNISMALEMPLLLKGEPGTGKTMLAHAIANALKMPLLVLNVKSSMKLVECLYQYDTLTRLNDSRFGDSSRDVSNIEEYIKMGKIGQAFTAEERTILLIDEIDKADTDFQDDMLDVLDQMEFDIIEIDKTIPAKNRPVMIITSNAKKDLSDPFLGRCNFHHIAFPDPKMMRKIIKVHFPQLSDSLMEMAVDTFYRLRELDGIEKKPATRELINWVRALQADPDFEPKKKMSDVPYLGVLFKKSGDYERAVNASNRRRMY, from the coding sequence ATGACAGCAGCAGCCAAATTTACCGGCGACACCAAATATGTTCTCGACGAAGAACTCGCAAAAATAGTCAACATCTCCATGGCGCTTGAAATGCCCCTGCTTTTGAAAGGCGAGCCCGGAACCGGCAAGACCATGCTGGCCCACGCCATTGCAAACGCCCTGAAGATGCCGCTCCTGGTGCTGAACGTCAAGTCCAGCATGAAGCTCGTGGAGTGCCTGTACCAGTACGACACCCTGACCCGCCTGAACGACAGCCGGTTCGGCGACTCCAGCAGGGACGTATCCAACATCGAGGAATATATCAAGATGGGCAAGATCGGCCAGGCTTTTACGGCGGAGGAACGCACCATCCTTTTGATCGACGAGATCGACAAGGCCGACACGGACTTCCAGGACGACATGCTGGACGTTCTGGACCAGATGGAATTCGACATCATCGAAATCGACAAGACCATCCCGGCCAAGAACAGGCCGGTCATGATCATCACGTCCAACGCCAAAAAGGACCTTTCCGATCCTTTCCTGGGCCGGTGCAACTTCCATCACATCGCCTTTCCCGATCCCAAAATGATGCGGAAAATCATCAAGGTGCATTTTCCCCAATTGAGCGACAGCCTGATGGAAATGGCCGTGGACACCTTTTATCGCCTGAGGGAGCTGGACGGCATTGAAAAGAAGCCGGCCACCCGCGAACTCATCAACTGGGTGCGGGCTTTGCAAGCGGACCCGGATTTCGAGCCTAAGAAAAAAATGAGCGATGTGCCTTACCTGGGCGTCCTGTTCAAGAAAAGCGGCGATTACGAACGGGCGGTTAATGCGTCCAACCGCCGCAGGATGTATTAA
- a CDS encoding vWA domain-containing protein, translating to MFVPFFYILREAGVPVSPTAFLTLQKALRMGLITSIDDFYTSARAILVKSERYFDVFDQAFAHHFEGAEMPENAGVEIDDFLRNLLEDWLSDPETVAEALGISEEEAAKLSPEELLEYFKERLKDQDGRHDGGNKWIGTGGTSPVGHSGVHPGGMRVGGVSRNKSAVKVAMERRYRDYSHQGPLREALMGEALKRLRHMIPVGPKDHVNVDETIYQTTRNGGEIDIIFERSIKDRLKVILLIDNGGWSMDPYIPVVQTLFDYARAQFKDIKTYFFHNTIYSAVWEDPTRRLKPVRVREFTRFDPDTRLIIIGDASMAPYELMAADGSLYVDERSGLASVEQLKFLAETFKHNCWFNPVPSRMWRYTQTIHNISNIFPMFELTLDGLDEAVTHLMQKH from the coding sequence ATGTTCGTTCCTTTTTTCTATATATTAAGAGAGGCCGGAGTTCCGGTCAGCCCCACGGCTTTCCTGACTCTCCAGAAGGCCCTGCGCATGGGCCTTATCACCTCCATCGACGATTTTTACACCTCGGCCCGGGCCATTCTGGTGAAAAGCGAGCGGTACTTTGACGTGTTCGACCAGGCTTTCGCCCATCATTTTGAAGGGGCGGAGATGCCGGAAAACGCGGGCGTGGAAATCGACGACTTCCTCCGAAATCTGCTGGAAGACTGGCTGAGCGATCCTGAAACCGTGGCCGAAGCCTTGGGCATCAGCGAGGAAGAGGCCGCCAAGCTCTCTCCCGAAGAGCTGCTGGAGTACTTCAAGGAGCGCCTCAAAGACCAGGACGGCCGCCACGACGGCGGCAACAAGTGGATCGGTACGGGCGGAACCAGCCCCGTGGGCCACTCGGGCGTCCATCCCGGCGGCATGCGCGTCGGGGGGGTGTCCCGGAACAAGTCCGCGGTCAAGGTGGCCATGGAGCGCCGGTACAGGGACTACAGCCACCAGGGCCCTCTGCGCGAGGCCCTCATGGGCGAGGCCCTGAAACGCCTGCGTCATATGATCCCCGTAGGCCCCAAGGATCATGTCAACGTGGATGAAACCATCTACCAGACCACCCGGAACGGCGGGGAAATCGACATTATTTTCGAACGCAGCATCAAGGACCGCCTTAAGGTTATCCTGTTGATCGATAACGGGGGCTGGTCCATGGACCCCTACATTCCCGTGGTCCAGACCTTGTTCGATTACGCCCGTGCCCAGTTCAAGGACATCAAAACCTATTTCTTCCACAACACCATTTACAGCGCGGTGTGGGAGGACCCCACCAGGCGCTTGAAGCCCGTGAGGGTGCGGGAGTTCACCCGCTTCGACCCGGACACCCGGCTCATCATTATTGGAGACGCCAGCATGGCGCCCTATGAATTGATGGCCGCGGATGGCTCCTTGTACGTGGACGAACGCAGCGGCCTTGCCTCGGTAGAGCAATTGAAGTTTTTAGCAGAGACGTTTAAACATAATTGCTGGTTTAATCCGGTGCCCAGCCGCATGTGGCGATATACACAGACGATACATAATATTTCCAATATCTTTCCAATGTTTGAGCTGACTTTGGACGGTTTGGATGAGGCTGTGACGCACCTGATGCAAAAGCATTGA
- a CDS encoding Crp/Fnr family transcriptional regulator — MDAMEMVSHIPMFRSLTPEDRAELASLLRIQKVKAGEVLFRKGSEGTTLYLIQSGAVKIVLPSRLGDEMIVTIFSEGDFFGEMALLDNMPRSADAIAVDPTVLLLLNRSDFLHFLRKSDGAIEAILSSLSIRLRRTDDLLEDTSFLNIPARFAKKLLELGDTFGRRDGETLNISLRLTQKDLADMVGATRESINKELRVLREKGIVSISGSSLTIKDISRLKRRVR; from the coding sequence ATGGACGCAATGGAGATGGTCAGCCATATTCCCATGTTTCGCAGCCTGACCCCCGAGGACAGGGCGGAACTTGCCTCCCTGTTACGGATTCAAAAAGTCAAGGCCGGCGAGGTTTTATTTCGCAAAGGAAGCGAAGGCACCACACTCTATTTGATTCAGAGCGGCGCCGTGAAAATCGTCCTGCCTTCCAGGCTGGGAGACGAAATGATCGTCACCATTTTTTCCGAAGGGGATTTCTTTGGAGAAATGGCGCTTCTGGACAATATGCCCCGGTCGGCCGACGCCATCGCTGTGGATCCCACGGTGCTGCTGTTGCTGAACCGGAGCGATTTTCTGCATTTTCTGCGGAAAAGCGACGGCGCCATCGAGGCCATCTTGTCCAGCCTGTCCATTCGCCTCAGGAGAACGGACGATCTTCTGGAAGACACCAGCTTCCTGAACATCCCGGCGCGGTTCGCCAAAAAGCTCCTGGAACTGGGAGACACCTTCGGCCGCCGTGACGGCGAAACCCTGAACATCAGCCTGCGTCTGACTCAAAAGGACCTGGCCGACATGGTGGGCGCCACTCGGGAAAGCATCAACAAGGAACTCCGGGTCTTGCGGGAGAAAGGAATTGTCTCCATCTCCGGAAGCTCCCTGACAATCAAGGATATCAGCCGCTTAAAACGCCGGGTGCGTTAA
- a CDS encoding DUF3187 family protein, with product MKKLIISMLALLAFGLGQAEAFSIPGGNQSGVNRFYLAPSLEPAEPLQLKTFQARADLGYTNEFALMTSPNHIVLADMECLQLTTGFSAGFFWDSELSLDVGFLSYNSGVLDSFLESYHDALGVGNSGRSMRPDDQFGYQISSNGKSWFDDPGVGSGIADLRLGVKKRVYANAWMTASVKGVIKLPTGDPDKVMGTGGTDAQLTVLADFKPHDKVTLSLAGGYTWLARPDFLEDVEIDFSDTCFGALGLAYQFTPGFSGFVQSVYWQSPYGGTQVVVLDRDYGEITFGGKYQWKSGWGAYLAMSEDLSRSAADFTLHTGVELSF from the coding sequence ATGAAAAAACTTATTATTTCAATGCTGGCGCTTCTGGCCTTTGGCCTTGGGCAGGCGGAGGCTTTCTCCATTCCCGGAGGAAATCAATCGGGCGTCAATCGTTTTTACCTGGCCCCCTCTTTGGAGCCGGCTGAACCGCTGCAATTAAAGACGTTTCAAGCCAGGGCGGACCTTGGGTATACCAACGAATTCGCCTTGATGACCTCTCCTAATCATATCGTTCTGGCGGACATGGAGTGCCTGCAATTGACCACGGGCTTTTCTGCGGGTTTTTTCTGGGATTCCGAACTCTCCCTGGATGTGGGTTTCCTTTCCTATAATTCCGGGGTGCTGGATTCCTTTTTGGAAAGCTACCACGACGCCTTAGGCGTGGGAAACTCTGGCCGGTCCATGCGGCCGGACGATCAGTTCGGGTATCAGATATCCTCGAACGGCAAGTCATGGTTCGACGATCCGGGCGTTGGGTCCGGCATTGCAGACCTCCGTTTGGGGGTGAAAAAGCGGGTTTACGCCAACGCGTGGATGACTGCCAGCGTCAAAGGCGTGATTAAACTCCCCACAGGAGACCCGGACAAGGTCATGGGAACCGGAGGGACGGACGCCCAACTGACCGTCCTGGCCGATTTCAAGCCTCACGATAAGGTGACCTTGTCCCTGGCTGGAGGATATACGTGGTTGGCCAGGCCGGATTTCCTGGAGGATGTGGAGATTGATTTTTCCGACACATGCTTCGGCGCTTTGGGTTTGGCCTATCAATTCACGCCGGGTTTCTCCGGGTTCGTGCAATCCGTGTATTGGCAAAGCCCATATGGCGGCACGCAGGTCGTCGTTCTGGACAGGGATTACGGAGAGATAACTTTTGGAGGCAAGTACCAGTGGAAGTCCGGCTGGGGCGCGTACCTGGCCATGTCCGAAGATCTTTCCAGGTCCGCTGCGGATTTTACGCTTCATACCGGGGTGGAATTAAGTTTTTAG